Proteins from one Cryptomeria japonica chromosome 4, Sugi_1.0, whole genome shotgun sequence genomic window:
- the LOC131065542 gene encoding phospholipase A1-Igamma1, chloroplastic, translating to MIQSAYNPNTRTPFVRTSCTTAGSTKVKSSRVSSSSSTNLRILAARNRSSKSLLNGGKVSAVVELAADLLETKERQQNTIRKRAELRVNPPPPEVAQTDRFSPVELQNFARRLEEVYRNSPTVSPKEDLGQDWRKYQGSNDWEGLLDPLSPKLRREIVKYGELAEATYAAFDFDAQSRYCGSCRYNRQRLLEKLHLQNTGYRVSKYLYAMSDVHMPKFFGRSNSMDPWSKDSNWMGYVAVSNDEETKRLGRRDIMVAWRGTVTQLEWMENLRDILHPVGDLGSSECTDIKVERGFLSIYTSKNDATRYNKHSASEQVMEEIRRLVALYTGRGEEVSISICGHSLGGALALLNAFEIAAKGVNVHANDPTRKVPVTVFSFGAPRVGNGAFKDAVEEHGVKVLRVVGKQDVVPKMPGILFNEGMEKYEKVIGHVLESLPWSYKHVGVELGLEIKKSPFLRSNPDLAGCHNLEVYLHLLDGFESSSAPFRVEARRDVALINKACDMLRKDLMVPSNWHQLENKGLVRNCYGRWVQPERDADDVPSPHGLGSFSS from the coding sequence ATGATTCAATCGGCATACAACCCTAACACCCGCACGCCGTTCGTGAGGACCAGCTGCACGACTGCCGGGAGCACCAAGGTTAAAAGCTCTAGGGTTTCCTCGTCTTCTTCCACAAATCTTCGCATTCTCGCTGCCCGAAACAGATCCTCGAAATCTCTGTTAAATGGCGGTAAAGTTTCCGCTGTTGTTGAACTAGCGGCAGATTTGTTGGAAACGAAGGAGAGGCAGCAGAACACGATCCGGAAGAGAGCTGAACTGCGTGTGAATCCGCCGCCACCAGAAGTTGCGCAGACGGACAGATTCAGTCCCGTCGAATTGCAAAACTTTGCAAGGCGGCTCGAAGAGGTTTACAGAAACAGCCCAACGGTGTCTCCAAAAGAGGATTTAGGTCAAGACTGGAGAAAATACCAAGGTTCCAATGACTGGGAAGGGCTTCTGGATCCTTTGAGTCCAAAACTCAGGCGAGAGATTGTAAAATACGGGGAACTCGCCGAGGCGACCTACGCCGCCTTCGACTTCGATGCGCAGTCCAGGTACTGCGGCAGTTGCAGGTACAACCGGCAAAGGCTGCTGGAGAAACTCCACCTTCAGAACACGGGTTACCGGGTCAGCAAGTATCTTTACGCCATGTCTGACGTCCACATGCCCAAGTTCTTCGGGCGGTCGAATTCAATGGACCCGTGGAGCAAAGACTCCAACTGGATGGGCTACGTGGCAGTCAGCAACGATGAGGAGACGAAGCGCCTGGGGAGGCGTGACATCATGGTTGCGTGGCGTGGCACTGTCACACAGCTGGAATGGATGGAGAATCTGCGTGATATTCTTCACCCGGTCGGTGACCTCGGCTCCTCCGAGTGCACCGATATTAAGGTGGAGCGTGGGTTTCTGAGTATTTATACTTCTAAAAATGACGCCACCCGCTATAACAAGCACAGCGCATCGGAACAAGTAATGGAGGAGATACGCCGCTTGGTGGCGCTGTACACGGGGCGTGGTGAGGAGGTGAGCATTAGCATCTGTGGGCATAGCCTCGGTGGCGCCCTAGCGCTTCTTAATGCCTTTGAAATAGCCGCTAAGGGAGTCAATGTGCATGCAAACGACCCAACTCGGAAAGTTCCCGTTACTGTCTTCTCGTTTGGGGCTCCACGAGTGGGGAACGGTGCTTTCAAAGACGCAGTGGAGGAGCACGGCGTGAAGGTCTTACGTGTTGTGGGCAAGCAAGACGTGGTACCCAAAATGCCTGGCATTTTGTTCAATGAAGGAATGGAGAAATATGAGAAAGTAATTGGGCATGTGTTGGAGTCTCTCCCTTGGTCATATAAACATGTAGGGGTTGAATTAGGGTTGGAGATCAAGAAATCTCCGTTCTTGAGGAGTAACCCTGATCTGGCCGGGTGTCATAATTTGGAGGTGTATTTGCATTTGTTGGATGGGTTTGAAAGCTCGAGTGCTCCTTTTCGAGTCGAGGCTCGACGTGATGTGGCTTTGATTAATAAGGCCTGTGATATGTTGCGGAAGGATTTGATGGTGCCCAGCAATTGGCATCAATTGGAAAACAAAGGGTTAGTGCGTAATTGCTATGGAAGGTGGGTACAGCCTGAGAGAGATGCTGATGATGTGCCCTCTCCACACGGTCTAGGCAGCTTTTCAAGTTGA